A window of the Candida orthopsilosis Co 90-125, chromosome 1 draft sequence genome harbors these coding sequences:
- a CDS encoding Fad3 omega-3 fatty acid desaturase (involved in production of alpha-linolenic acid, which is a major component of membranes): MSTVQASTTTGSDNHSSSVINRSGNVATLSTNVPTSNLTTIDTNGNVFKVPDYTIKEILQAIPKHCYERSLIRSLGYVARDITMMVLIGYIGHRFIPQIGITGHETVSTALRGAAWMFQSYAIGLFGFGLWILAHECGHGAFSDYQKVNDFIGWVLHSYLIVPYFSWKYSHAKHHKATGHLTKDMVFIPYTKEEYLKKSNAEKVEDLMEESPIWTFAVLVFQQLGGLQLYLATNATGQEYKGTTWYGRSHYSPSSPVFEKHQYWNIILSDIGIITTFTVVYQWYKTFGLFNMMINWFVPWLWVNHWLVFVTFLQHTDPTMPHYTAKEWTFARGAAATIDRNFGFIGQHIFHDIIETHVLHHYVSRIPFYNAREATEAIKKVMGEHYRYEGESMWVSLWKCLRSCQFVDDDKEDAKGVMMFRNVNGLGVKPKN; the protein is encoded by the coding sequence ATGAGTACCGTTCAAGcatcaaccacaactgGTCTGGACAACCATTCTAGCTCTGTCATCAATAGATCAGGCAATGTCGCCACTTTGAGCACAAATGTGCCAACTTCCAATTTAACTACTATAGACACCAACGGTAATGTATTTAAGGTACCTGACTACACAATCAAGGAAATCTTACAAGCTATTCCTAAACATTGTTATGAGAGGTCATTGATCAGGTCATTGGGATATGTTGCTAGAGACATTACCATGATGGTTTTAATTGGATACATTGGACACAGGTTCATACCTCAAATTGGCATCACTGGACATGAAACTGTGTCAACAGCTCTTAGAGGTGCTGCTTGGATGTTCCAATCCTACGCAATTGGAttatttggatttggattGTGGATTTTAGCTCATGAATGTGGTCACGGTGCCTTTTCTGATTATCAAAAGGTTAACGACTTTATTGGATGGGTTCTCCACTCATACTTGATTGTTCCATACTTTTCATGGAAATATAGTCATGCAAAGCATCACAAAGCTACAGGTCACTTGACTAAGGATATGGTGTTTATACCATACACCAAAGAGGAGTACTTGAAGAAAAGCAATGCTGAAAAAGTTGAGGATTTGATGGAAGAGAGTCCAATTTGGACCTTTGCCGTATTggtatttcaacaattgggtGGGTTACAGTTGTATTTGGCTACTAATGCAACAGGACAAGAATACAAGGGTACTACGTGGTACGGTAGATCTCATTACTCCCCATCTTCTCCAGTGTTTGAGAAGCACCAGTACTGGAACATCATTTTGTCTGACATTGGTATAATTACCACTTTCACTGTCGTTTACCAATGGTATAAGACTTTTGGACTATTCAACATGATGATCAACTGGTTTGTTCCCTGGTTGTGGGTTAACCACTGGTTAGTGTTTGTTacttttttgcaacataCGGACCCTACTATGCCCCACTACACTGCTAAAGAATGGACTTTTGCTCGTGGTGCTGCTGCTACAATTGACCGTAACTTTGGATTCATTGGTCAACACATTTTCCACGATATTATCGAAACTCACGTCTTGCACCATTACGTATCAAGAATTCCATTTTACAACGCAAGAGAAGCTACCGAAGCTATCAAAAAGGTCATGGGTGAACATTACAGATATGAGGGGGAGTCAATGTGGGTCAGTTTATGGAAGTGTCTCAGAAGCTGTCAATTTGTAGATGATGATAAGGAAGACGCAAAGGGAGTGATGATGTTTAGAAACGTCAATGGACTCGGTGTCAAACCAAAGAACTAA